A stretch of Bacillus pseudomycoides DNA encodes these proteins:
- a CDS encoding SH3 domain-containing protein, producing MNMKATTLTATTIAIASLFPSTTEADTQTTAVQPKSNAEIGYVTLDNVQLYQESTTNSDSLGNISYNTPVIILETTHNWYKVNSQHKIGYIQKSNLSLKKLNQQHPQHIVTADALNIRSKPSIQSSIIDILPNGAFISVQETHHDWYLISHNGQKGYVKKEFVSNRSQSFVKGITIQNNAYYVATPRLKVRSGTGTNTAVIGSLQNGTQLQVVGTVGTWYKIRFGSGYGYVAKHYVLQNNQQEKSTSPSIPAVFKFPTQGQVSSNFEVRWGQMHYGIDFTATGDMPIHAAAAGKVIKSYYSNSYGNVVFVTHYIKGKLYTTVYAHMKNRSVQVGDRVQTGQILGQMGNTGHSTGQHLHFELHNGEWNFEKTNAVDPLPYLVR from the coding sequence ATGAATATGAAAGCTACAACATTGACAGCAACAACTATTGCAATCGCTTCTCTTTTTCCATCCACTACTGAAGCAGATACGCAAACAACAGCTGTACAACCAAAGAGCAACGCAGAAATCGGATACGTAACACTTGATAACGTTCAACTATATCAAGAAAGTACAACAAATAGTGATTCCCTTGGAAATATTTCATATAACACACCTGTGATCATTCTCGAAACTACACATAACTGGTATAAAGTAAACTCCCAACACAAAATCGGCTACATCCAAAAATCTAATTTATCTTTGAAAAAACTAAATCAACAGCATCCCCAACACATCGTAACTGCAGACGCTTTAAATATTCGTTCAAAACCAAGTATACAATCGTCCATTATTGACATACTACCAAATGGGGCATTTATCTCCGTCCAAGAAACACATCACGACTGGTATCTCATCTCTCACAACGGACAAAAAGGATACGTAAAAAAAGAATTTGTATCCAATCGTTCACAATCATTCGTTAAAGGGATTACAATTCAAAACAATGCTTACTACGTTGCAACTCCTAGATTAAAAGTGCGAAGCGGCACAGGGACAAACACTGCTGTTATTGGCTCTTTACAAAACGGAACACAACTTCAAGTCGTTGGTACTGTAGGTACATGGTATAAAATTCGTTTTGGCTCTGGATATGGGTATGTTGCAAAACATTATGTATTACAAAATAATCAACAAGAAAAATCCACGTCACCTTCTATACCTGCTGTTTTTAAATTCCCAACACAAGGACAAGTTAGTTCAAACTTTGAGGTCAGATGGGGACAAATGCATTACGGTATCGATTTTACGGCAACTGGAGATATGCCTATTCATGCTGCAGCTGCTGGAAAAGTGATCAAATCTTACTATTCTAACAGCTATGGGAACGTCGTATTCGTCACGCATTACATAAAAGGAAAATTATATACAACTGTTTATGCACATATGAAAAACCGATCTGTTCAAGTCGGAGATCGTGTTCAAACTGGACAAATATTAGGTCAGATGGGGAATACTGGACATTCAACTGGGCAACATCTTCATTTTGAATTACATAATGGGGAATGGAATTTTGAAAAAACAAATGCAGTTGATCCACTCCCTTACTTGGTTAGGTAG
- a CDS encoding YdbC family protein: MAEIKFDIKETFGAISQSPKGWNKELNLISWNEKEPKYDLRDWAPEHDKMGKGVTLTVEELKALKDILNRMEL; this comes from the coding sequence GTGGCAGAAATCAAATTTGATATTAAAGAAACTTTTGGAGCTATATCACAGTCACCTAAAGGCTGGAATAAAGAGCTCAACTTAATCAGTTGGAACGAGAAAGAGCCAAAATATGACCTGCGTGATTGGGCACCGGAGCATGACAAAATGGGAAAAGGCGTTACATTGACGGTTGAAGAGTTAAAGGCATTAAAAGATATTTTAAACCGTATGGAGTTATGA
- a CDS encoding methionine ABC transporter permease, whose translation MFNNVILLLPEIWTSLLQTLLMVGLSVGAAIILGIPLGVILYFTSKGQILEQNIVHRILNGIVNIIRSFPFIILLVALVPLTRILLGTTIGPIAATIPLSVAAIPYFARLVEQALREVPKGVIEAAEAMGASPLQIVWKVLLVEARSGLVLSLTVLTVSFISYSAMAGVVGGGGVGDLAIRFGYYRFQTDVMVVTVLMLVTLVQSVQFIGNRIAAKIDKR comes from the coding sequence ATGTTCAATAATGTTATTCTGCTTCTTCCAGAAATTTGGACATCACTTTTGCAAACATTATTGATGGTTGGACTGTCAGTTGGAGCAGCCATTATTTTAGGTATTCCTTTAGGTGTAATTTTATATTTTACTAGTAAGGGACAAATTTTGGAACAAAATATAGTTCATCGTATTTTAAACGGTATTGTAAATATTATCCGCTCATTTCCTTTTATTATTTTGTTAGTAGCTCTTGTACCACTTACAAGAATCTTATTAGGAACTACAATTGGTCCGATTGCTGCAACGATTCCTTTATCAGTAGCAGCCATTCCTTATTTTGCAAGACTCGTAGAGCAAGCGCTGCGCGAGGTTCCAAAAGGAGTAATTGAAGCGGCTGAAGCAATGGGAGCGTCGCCGCTGCAAATTGTGTGGAAAGTACTGCTCGTTGAAGCGCGCTCAGGCCTTGTACTAAGTTTAACAGTTTTAACAGTGAGTTTTATTTCATACTCAGCCATGGCAGGTGTTGTTGGAGGCGGCGGTGTCGGTGATTTAGCGATTCGTTTTGGATATTATCGTTTCCAAACAGATGTTATGGTTGTTACGGTACTTATGCTTGTTACCCTCGTTCAATCTGTTCAATTTATTGGAAATAGAATTGCTGCGAAAATTGATAAACGGTAA
- a CDS encoding methionine ABC transporter ATP-binding protein, whose protein sequence is MITLRDLNKTFQTKEGLFHGVKSVSLQIEEHDIYGIAGLSGAGKSTLLRTMNLLEKPDSGSVIVNGEDLTKLSKKDLRTARQSIGMIFQHFHLLHNKNVSDNIALPLELKSVSKEEKEKRVRECLEIVGLSDKAHHFPAQLSGGQKQRVAIARALANDPKVLLCDEPTSALDPQTTRSILQFLQKINKELGVTIVIVTHEMNVIKQICNKVAVMEEGEVVESFHLRDQHLKPTTEIAKLLLGVEQERGIAHVQ, encoded by the coding sequence ATGATAACGTTACGCGATCTCAATAAAACGTTTCAGACGAAAGAAGGTTTATTTCACGGTGTAAAATCAGTCTCTTTGCAAATTGAAGAACATGATATATACGGAATTGCTGGCTTAAGTGGTGCAGGAAAGTCTACGTTATTACGTACTATGAATTTACTGGAAAAGCCGGATTCAGGTTCGGTGATTGTAAATGGTGAAGATTTAACAAAGTTATCAAAGAAAGATTTACGAACAGCAAGGCAGTCAATCGGTATGATTTTTCAGCATTTTCATCTTCTTCATAATAAAAATGTATCGGATAATATTGCTTTGCCCTTAGAGTTGAAATCAGTTTCAAAAGAAGAGAAAGAAAAACGTGTAAGAGAGTGCTTGGAGATTGTTGGTTTAAGTGATAAAGCGCATCATTTTCCTGCACAATTAAGTGGTGGGCAAAAACAACGTGTTGCGATTGCGCGTGCATTAGCAAATGATCCAAAGGTATTACTTTGTGACGAACCAACATCGGCACTCGATCCGCAAACGACACGATCTATTTTGCAGTTTTTACAAAAGATAAATAAAGAGTTAGGAGTTACAATCGTAATTGTCACGCATGAAATGAATGTCATTAAACAAATTTGTAATAAAGTCGCGGTAATGGAAGAAGGAGAAGTTGTTGAATCATTCCACTTACGCGACCAACATTTAAAACCAACAACAGAAATTGCGAAACTCTTATTAGGTGTAGAGCAAGAGAGGGGGATTGCACATGTTCAATAA
- a CDS encoding acyl-CoA dehydrogenase family protein has protein sequence MTLSFIETEEQVLVLEKITEFIPQFAGREHQLSELGSFPFENIKDLQSIGYTKLTLPKDFGGKAISLYDFVLFQEKIAEGDGATALSIGWHLGIVKELAENRSWKPEIFSWFCEEVKKGALFNRAATEPKTGSPTRGGKPETLAIQKGDEWVINGRKTFTTMAPVLDYFIISASIEGRDEIGEFIIPRHEKGVYIEETWDSVAMRGTASHDLVLQDVEIPNKFFTDVKSSHEKPKGIGWLLHIPACYLGIAQAARNYAIDFAKSYQPNSLNHPISLLPNIRRLVGELELELLQARTFLYQVAKKYDEAEDKQSLQAELAAAKYIATNAAISVVDKAMRIVGAKSLSEKNPLHRYYLNVRAGLHNPPMDDVTLSLLADDTFKSIEKE, from the coding sequence ATGACATTATCATTTATAGAAACAGAAGAACAAGTTCTCGTATTGGAGAAGATAACAGAATTCATTCCGCAATTTGCAGGAAGGGAACATCAACTGAGTGAACTAGGCTCTTTTCCTTTTGAAAATATTAAAGACTTACAAAGTATTGGGTATACAAAGTTAACTCTTCCGAAGGATTTTGGCGGGAAGGCAATTTCATTGTATGATTTTGTTTTATTTCAAGAGAAGATTGCAGAGGGAGATGGAGCAACAGCTTTGTCTATTGGGTGGCATCTTGGAATTGTGAAGGAACTTGCGGAAAATCGTTCGTGGAAACCTGAGATATTTTCTTGGTTTTGTGAAGAAGTAAAAAAAGGCGCCCTTTTTAATAGGGCGGCAACTGAACCGAAGACAGGGAGTCCAACGCGGGGCGGAAAACCAGAAACGCTTGCTATCCAAAAAGGGGATGAATGGGTTATAAACGGAAGAAAAACGTTCACAACGATGGCGCCAGTACTTGATTATTTCATCATATCTGCAAGTATTGAAGGGCGAGATGAGATAGGAGAATTCATCATTCCAAGACATGAAAAAGGTGTATATATTGAGGAGACATGGGATAGTGTTGCGATGCGTGGAACTGCTAGTCATGATCTTGTATTACAGGATGTTGAAATCCCGAATAAATTCTTTACAGATGTAAAAAGTTCACATGAGAAACCAAAAGGGATTGGATGGTTACTTCATATACCAGCATGTTATTTAGGAATTGCGCAGGCTGCAAGAAATTATGCGATTGATTTTGCGAAATCATATCAACCGAATAGCTTAAATCATCCAATTAGCTTGCTTCCAAACATTAGAAGATTAGTAGGCGAATTAGAGCTGGAACTCTTGCAAGCTCGTACATTTTTATATCAAGTTGCAAAAAAATATGATGAGGCGGAAGATAAACAATCTTTACAAGCCGAATTAGCAGCGGCGAAATACATCGCAACGAATGCGGCCATATCGGTTGTTGATAAAGCAATGCGAATTGTAGGGGCAAAAAGTTTATCTGAAAAGAATCCACTGCACCGCTATTATTTAAATGTTCGCGCTGGTTTGCACAATCCACCGATGGATGATGTAACACTCTCATTACTAGCAGATGATACTTTTAAATCAATTGAAAAGGAGTGA
- a CDS encoding MetQ/NlpA family ABC transporter substrate-binding protein produces MKRLFFALVSIVCSLFIITGCTQTSGSDQKEIRLGFTPGPYSDQVKKAVQPYLEKKGYKIKIVEFNSPNETNPALTNKDIDANIFQSTAFMKSYAKENNAKISSIIQVPSAPQGVYSEKHKSLDDLKDGMKIGVPNDPVNLERALRILEGIGWVKLKENVNILTISEKDITFKKKDFKLVPLESPQIPRAMKDLDYGIINGNLVISSGHKLKEALELEKTPSQHRIIVTVRDEDKEKQFAKDLIEAYHSPEFKKMIQSEEQFEGFVLPDYLK; encoded by the coding sequence ATGAAACGTTTATTTTTTGCACTTGTAAGTATTGTATGTAGTTTATTTATCATTACTGGTTGCACGCAAACATCAGGGAGCGATCAAAAAGAAATTCGTTTAGGGTTTACGCCTGGTCCGTATAGTGATCAAGTGAAAAAAGCGGTACAACCGTATTTAGAGAAAAAGGGGTACAAAATTAAAATTGTTGAGTTTAATTCACCAAACGAAACAAATCCAGCATTAACGAATAAGGATATTGATGCAAATATATTTCAAAGTACTGCTTTTATGAAGTCTTACGCAAAAGAAAATAATGCGAAAATTTCAAGTATTATTCAAGTTCCGTCAGCACCTCAAGGTGTATACTCTGAAAAACATAAATCACTAGATGATTTGAAAGATGGAATGAAAATCGGGGTACCAAATGATCCAGTTAATTTAGAACGTGCATTACGTATTTTAGAAGGGATTGGCTGGGTGAAATTAAAAGAAAATGTAAATATTTTAACAATCTCTGAAAAAGACATAACGTTTAAAAAGAAAGATTTCAAATTAGTACCGCTTGAATCCCCACAAATTCCAAGGGCAATGAAAGATTTAGATTACGGTATTATTAACGGAAACCTTGTCATTTCATCTGGACATAAGTTAAAAGAAGCACTGGAATTAGAAAAAACACCATCACAACATAGAATTATTGTTACGGTTCGTGATGAAGATAAAGAAAAACAATTTGCCAAAGATTTAATTGAAGCATACCATTCACCAGAATTTAAAAAGATGATTCAGTCTGAAGAACAATTTGAAGGGTTTGTGCTTCCTGACTACTTAAAGTAA
- a CDS encoding GNAT family N-acetyltransferase: MITLKPMNKEEFQLYISSAIENYAKNKVTSGNWGEDEAINLSKKEFARLLPKDEKSELNYLYSIFQDQQLVGMIWIAQTSTTNPDQGFIFDFIIYKPHQGQGYGKQAMKEIEIIAKELGMNKIGLHVFGHNKVARGLYEKLGYEITNINMVKAI; this comes from the coding sequence GTGATTACATTAAAACCGATGAATAAAGAAGAATTTCAACTATACATTTCTAGTGCAATTGAGAACTACGCAAAAAACAAAGTTACTTCAGGAAACTGGGGTGAAGATGAAGCAATCAATCTATCTAAAAAAGAATTTGCTAGACTGTTACCTAAAGATGAGAAATCTGAGCTTAATTACTTGTACTCTATTTTTCAAGACCAACAACTAGTCGGAATGATTTGGATTGCACAAACATCAACTACAAATCCAGATCAAGGCTTTATTTTTGATTTTATAATCTATAAGCCACACCAAGGACAAGGGTATGGTAAGCAAGCAATGAAAGAAATTGAAATTATTGCTAAAGAATTAGGAATGAATAAAATTGGTCTTCATGTTTTTGGGCATAACAAAGTTGCACGTGGGTTATATGAAAAGTTGGGTTATGAAATTACGAATATAAATATGGTGAAGGCCATTTAA
- a CDS encoding DinB family protein, translated as MIDYRIISRENYSNKIGELVTMLEHTRDVTLSEISNLSQSDLDFLPKGSSNTIGSLLSHIVAIEFVHQVISFEKRALTENEYLKWRIPLELGDKAREVIKKQSLDYYLNELSQVRENTLTYLKSKQDSWLFEEDKWGNGVPYNNYYLWFHVMEDEINHRGQIRTIKRLMGNNK; from the coding sequence ATGATTGATTATAGAATAATTTCAAGAGAAAACTATTCAAATAAGATTGGGGAACTTGTAACGATGCTTGAACATACAAGGGATGTTACATTGAGTGAAATTTCCAATTTAAGCCAAAGTGATTTAGATTTCTTACCAAAGGGTAGTTCAAACACTATTGGTTCTCTTTTATCACACATTGTAGCGATAGAGTTTGTTCATCAAGTTATCTCGTTTGAAAAAAGAGCTTTAACTGAGAATGAATATCTAAAGTGGCGAATTCCTTTAGAACTTGGAGACAAAGCAAGAGAAGTAATAAAAAAACAATCTTTAGATTATTATTTGAATGAATTATCACAAGTTAGAGAAAATACACTAACATATCTGAAGTCGAAACAAGATAGCTGGTTGTTCGAGGAAGACAAGTGGGGTAATGGTGTTCCTTATAATAATTATTACTTGTGGTTTCACGTTATGGAAGACGAAATTAATCATCGTGGACAAATAAGAACAATTAAGCGATTGATGGGAAATAATAAATAA
- a CDS encoding class I SAM-dependent methyltransferase produces the protein MKKGESSVTSLISAFGRSYHSQFDTPKIFNDYIAKDLISEKEFNDIKENMVQGIHFFNKDIAQEFEGNTEEILKWITQVQLSPIALSRAAYCEKVLLNEVTLGLRQYVILGAGLDTFGFRHPELENSLEIFEIDHPATQEFKKQRLDEANLKIPSNLHFVSMDFTKKLSYQNLIDKGFDIKKTFFSLLGVSYYLTKEEVSSLIDYLFTKVPPGSSIVFDYADEKLFEEKGASNRVENMVKMASIGGEPMKSCFSYFEIEKMLEKSGLLIYEHLSPAQIHELYFKNRNDYLSAFETIHYIHAVKK, from the coding sequence ATGAAGAAAGGTGAGTCAAGTGTAACTTCGTTAATATCAGCTTTTGGCAGATCCTATCATAGTCAATTTGATACCCCTAAAATCTTTAATGATTATATAGCTAAAGACTTAATTTCAGAAAAAGAATTCAATGACATCAAAGAGAATATGGTTCAAGGCATACATTTCTTCAACAAAGATATCGCACAAGAATTCGAGGGAAATACAGAAGAAATATTAAAATGGATTACACAAGTCCAACTTTCTCCAATAGCCTTATCACGTGCTGCGTATTGCGAAAAAGTATTACTTAATGAGGTAACGTTAGGATTAAGACAATATGTCATACTTGGCGCTGGATTAGATACTTTTGGTTTCCGACATCCAGAATTGGAAAATAGCTTAGAAATATTCGAAATTGATCACCCTGCTACACAGGAATTTAAAAAGCAAAGATTGGACGAGGCTAATTTAAAAATCCCAAGTAACCTTCATTTTGTTTCTATGGACTTCACCAAAAAGTTGTCCTATCAAAACCTAATAGATAAAGGATTTGATATCAAAAAGACGTTCTTTAGTCTTTTAGGTGTTTCATACTATTTAACTAAAGAGGAAGTTTCAAGCTTAATAGATTATTTGTTCACCAAGGTTCCACCAGGAAGTTCAATCGTTTTTGATTATGCAGACGAAAAACTATTCGAAGAAAAAGGAGCCTCTAATAGAGTTGAAAACATGGTGAAAATGGCTTCAATAGGCGGAGAACCAATGAAATCATGTTTTTCTTACTTTGAAATCGAGAAGATGTTAGAGAAATCCGGTTTATTGATTTACGAACACCTATCACCGGCTCAAATTCATGAACTTTATTTTAAGAATCGAAACGATTACTTATCTGCTTTTGAAACGATTCATTACATTCATGCTGTAAAGAAATAA
- a CDS encoding YdcF family protein, with protein sequence MKQNKKSKKRRILQVFLLMVSSIILFVSYAAYDIWSYRFKTDEVDTDAAIVLGAASWNGKPSPVFRERINHAISLYKSGSIKKIIFTGGTKFEAEQEEARTAKAYALKHNVKDEDILIETQSRFTEDNLKNAKQVGIDNDLHTYTIVSDPLHMKRAMKIAKHIGMDAYASPTPTSAYKTLDTEIPFFFKELCSYIGYVASLPLRTLKGD encoded by the coding sequence ATGAAACAAAATAAGAAAAGTAAAAAAAGAAGGATTTTGCAAGTGTTCTTGCTCATGGTTAGTTCTATCATTCTATTTGTAAGTTATGCAGCTTACGATATTTGGAGTTATCGCTTTAAAACGGATGAGGTAGATACAGATGCTGCTATTGTACTAGGGGCGGCGTCTTGGAACGGAAAACCGTCTCCTGTATTTCGTGAAAGAATCAATCATGCGATTTCTTTGTATAAGAGTGGAAGTATTAAAAAAATTATTTTTACTGGTGGTACTAAATTTGAAGCAGAGCAGGAAGAAGCACGTACTGCGAAAGCGTATGCATTAAAGCATAATGTAAAGGATGAAGATATATTAATTGAAACACAGTCGCGTTTTACAGAAGATAATTTAAAGAATGCGAAACAGGTTGGAATTGATAATGACTTACATACATACACGATTGTAAGTGATCCTCTTCATATGAAGCGAGCGATGAAAATAGCGAAGCATATTGGGATGGATGCATATGCATCACCAACACCAACATCAGCATATAAAACATTAGATACAGAAATTCCATTTTTCTTTAAAGAATTATGTTCTTATATTGGGTATGTTGCATCGTTACCTTTACGTACTTTGAAAGGTGATTAA
- a CDS encoding GNAT family N-acetyltransferase: MTNLETKRLKMIPFTLELVEATIKGREELQEIIPYKISLEWPMPDYKDILPWVAEGLRKNPKQSKWSGLIIHKEDNIIIGDMGCKGAPDAIGTVEIGYSIVSNYQGNGYATEMVSAFVKWLQQNEEVQTIKADCLMSNVASSRVLEKAGFTCVLEEQHMKYWIVE, translated from the coding sequence ATGACAAATCTTGAAACAAAAAGACTAAAGATGATTCCTTTTACATTAGAACTTGTTGAGGCAACGATAAAAGGCAGAGAAGAGCTGCAAGAAATCATACCATATAAAATATCTTTAGAATGGCCAATGCCTGATTATAAAGATATTTTACCATGGGTTGCGGAAGGTTTACGGAAAAATCCAAAGCAAAGTAAATGGAGTGGACTCATTATTCATAAGGAAGACAATATTATTATTGGTGATATGGGGTGTAAAGGTGCACCTGATGCAATTGGTACAGTGGAGATTGGATATAGTATCGTATCAAATTATCAAGGAAATGGTTATGCGACTGAGATGGTGAGCGCTTTTGTAAAGTGGTTGCAGCAAAATGAGGAAGTACAAACGATTAAAGCGGATTGTTTAATGAGTAACGTTGCTTCAAGTAGAGTGTTAGAAAAAGCGGGTTTTACATGTGTACTTGAAGAACAACATATGAAATATTGGATTGTTGAGTGA
- a CDS encoding GNAT family N-acetyltransferase, whose amino-acid sequence MQITNERAMLRLIDTNDAEKLFSIVEGNKEIWTYLIAKMENYHDMKRYVDTAVKRYEKGTDLPFVVIDQKTNEVIGSTRLYNISTESKTVELGQTWYHPSVQRTSVNTECKYMLLRYAFEELQMLRVQIKTDLRNEKAQRAIERLGAVKEGVLRNERQLHNGYVRDAVVYSIIASEWPMIKERLHQKMHLYK is encoded by the coding sequence ATGCAAATAACAAATGAGCGAGCAATGTTACGATTAATAGATACAAATGATGCCGAAAAATTATTTTCAATTGTGGAAGGAAATAAAGAAATTTGGACGTATTTAATAGCTAAAATGGAAAACTATCACGATATGAAGCGATATGTTGACACGGCAGTGAAACGATATGAAAAGGGTACAGATTTACCATTTGTTGTTATAGATCAAAAAACGAATGAAGTTATCGGCAGTACACGTTTGTATAATATATCCACAGAAAGCAAGACTGTTGAACTTGGCCAAACATGGTATCATCCGAGTGTACAGAGAACGAGTGTAAATACGGAATGTAAGTACATGTTATTACGGTATGCGTTTGAAGAATTGCAAATGCTGCGCGTGCAAATAAAAACAGATTTACGTAATGAAAAAGCACAGCGCGCAATCGAAAGGCTTGGAGCTGTAAAAGAAGGTGTACTACGAAATGAAAGACAATTACATAATGGTTATGTTAGAGATGCAGTTGTATACAGTATCATTGCGAGCGAATGGCCGATGATAAAAGAACGTCTACATCAAAAAATGCATTTGTATAAATAG
- a CDS encoding UTP--glucose-1-phosphate uridylyltransferase, with translation MIKKAIIPAAGYGTRSLPITKVVPKEMFPIGNKPAIHYIVEEAVKSGIEQILIVLSRTKNLVVDYFDYSLELEAFLEREDKSYLLKGFSIPNIQIHYTRQPYARGLGEAIKLAETFIGNDPFAVLLPDDIVISDKEAALNQLIRIYEETKSSVIGIHTVPDESLEKYGIVKGDNVKKDYIQITDIVEKPKVNPPSNFAVIGRYVFTPDILPLLKTIQPGVGGEYQLTDAIHSLLTKKNVYGKIIDGNRYDIGQEDEYIQLLNLIHGQNKGSKN, from the coding sequence GTGATAAAAAAAGCAATAATTCCAGCTGCTGGTTATGGAACGCGTAGCCTTCCTATTACAAAAGTAGTTCCAAAAGAGATGTTTCCGATAGGAAATAAACCTGCGATTCATTATATTGTAGAAGAAGCTGTAAAATCTGGAATTGAACAAATATTAATTGTGCTTTCAAGAACAAAGAATTTAGTAGTTGATTATTTTGATTATTCATTAGAATTGGAAGCGTTTTTAGAAAGAGAGGATAAATCATATTTATTAAAAGGATTTTCTATTCCGAATATTCAAATTCATTATACGAGGCAACCATATGCAAGAGGACTAGGTGAAGCGATAAAACTAGCGGAAACATTTATAGGGAATGATCCTTTTGCTGTACTTTTACCAGATGATATCGTAATTTCGGATAAAGAAGCAGCTTTAAATCAATTGATTAGGATATACGAAGAGACAAAAAGTAGTGTAATAGGTATCCATACAGTACCGGATGAAAGTTTAGAAAAGTATGGGATTGTAAAAGGGGATAATGTAAAAAAGGATTATATTCAAATTACAGATATTGTTGAAAAACCGAAAGTAAATCCCCCATCTAATTTTGCAGTGATTGGTCGGTATGTTTTTACACCAGATATTCTTCCTTTGTTAAAAACCATTCAGCCTGGGGTCGGGGGCGAGTATCAACTCACTGACGCGATCCATTCATTACTTACAAAGAAAAACGTATATGGGAAAATCATCGATGGAAATCGATATGATATTGGACAAGAAGATGAATATATTCAACTTCTTAATCTTATACATGGACAAAATAAAGGGAGTAAGAATTAA